TATTTACTCTTCTGCTTCTGATTGGTTAATTTAGTGGGGATACTGGTACCTGATTGGTCTTCATCTTTATAGCCCATCCTCACACCTATTCAAAATCTCACCCCTCATAGGAGAAGCCTAGAGATATACGGAGTCTGGCTTTGATAGCCTACTACACCTGTAAATTAATGCAAACTGGACATATTCAAATCTACAATCTTTTTCAGGCAGCGAAATGTGTTCACAGTGCTTAGGTGTTGTGTAATTTAGTCCCACTATCAcagatttaattaaatgttcatttgttcTCTTCCAGGTGTGTCTGGTGTAGGTTCAGATGGAGTGTCAGTGTTTGTGATTGAaggagattcagtcactctatACACTGATATTGAAGCAAATCAACAAGAAAAGATAAgatggtattttaatgacatCCAAATTGCTGTAGTCATTGGAGAAAAGAGAGAAATCTGTACAGAGGATCAGTGTaaagagagattcagagacagactgaagctggatcagactggatctctgaccatcatgaacatcacaaccacagactctggagttTTCAGTCGAAAGGTCATCAACAGTGGCAGCTTCAGTGACCAGATCTTCAATGTTTCCATACATGGTGAGTCACTAAATGAGTATTTAGAAACAgattatatatatgaagagttccaaTGCAAAAGCCATTTTGGTCATGTAAGGATCCACCTGCTAgtccaaacaacggaatccGGCGGCCTGGttgaaggtttaatgcatgttcggtctGTTACTTGCGCCTCTGAATTTATCAAGATTTGGTTTCAATTTTAATCTAGCCCCGTAttcaatctgactccaattccaagtgatcattaaatttagacaatatttataattaaaaactgatcacagatatcgattgtatattaatttagatatttgattattctgaaaATCCCATACTTTTAATTCTTCGTTCATTAGCGACGCTTAGCAATTCACTCGGCCAACTGTGAGCGCACGGCACAAACTCGCTAGTTGATCTTACTCCGAGGATACAGGGTGACTATAATACCTTTAAATAGGCTGCACCCTGCTAGcacataataaaaagtgtattttttctataatcacgaaaactgtaacttgttaaGTCGGTGACAGAGCCCCCGCTTCATTCATTGGTAATTAAGTATGACCTGTCCTGGACGCAGATTTGTGGAAACACTAGACTACAACTCTAATCTACtagaaaaaatgatttcagaagagatcagaataaatcaaatataacaatttattattagtcaggtaaagacgtatcatgccaattacataatgaaaataattagaaGCCAATttagaaataagaaaatacataacatcagttgttcaaaaatgaatctaagagtaaaatTATATACCTGACTTCAAGAAAATACATAGAATGGAGCATATGAAATACactccacactacgggctgatctggctgCAGAATCGCCctgactgatttgcaactttcccttaaatactcCCAGAATAAAAGggccataaacatttattctcggTCCCCCAcagattagatctgtgtatgggggatgagaaacctctctaggagctgttctcgtgccccaaaAGGTCACACCTGTAGAGAAATGTTTATCAGATTTTGAAAGGACAACATAGGTACAAAATTCACTTAAGTTTTCAATACTTCTcataatatgtgaccatggaccacaaaaccagtcataagggtcaatttttcgaaattgagatttatacatcatctgaaagccgtataaatacgctttccattgatgtatatttggccgagatgcaactatttgaaaatctggaatctgagaaaATCttgaaaatcatctttaaagttgtccaaatgaagttcttgcatgcaatgcatattaagttttgatatatttacagtaggaaatttacaaaatatcttcatggaacatgatctttacttaatgtcctaatgatttttggcataaaagaaaaatttacaattttgacctacacaatgtatttttggctattgctacaaatataccccagcgacttaagactggttttgtggtccagggtcacatacaagtgactactgtgaaattgagaccaatcgcacagagacctttaaaatgataccaaacatgaaagggaaAAACAACAGGTTCACAAGATACATGATATGTGGTATTTGCATATTCTTAATGAACTTTGAGTGAACCCTTCTGGGGAGAAAAGAGTCGGAGGCAGAGAGGGCAGGGGAGGGGGAGGAAGGGGGTCGTAAATGAACAAGGGGAGTGGGCTGTTTGCTCCCTCTGAAGATCTCTTCTCCAGAtaagttttattgttttattgcatggcatctgtAGTGTGTaagttcctgagttttggcttcatgaggaaataatttcactccttGCAGTAAAAAATGAGGTAACGATACTGAGTGAATGCTCTCCACACAATAGTATATGTTCATCAAGTACTTTCACTTCAAATTCGCTAAATCCCAGCCTCAACCCATTCAGAAGAACCAGTACTTGCATAGAAACCTATACATAGTAAGCCAGAAAGAAATggtgattttaaagaaaaacatcagACTTACTTCATCTAatttttcttaattattgtGTTTTAGCTCTCCAGGATGTATGTTCAGTGTAAGCACAACATGTAGAAAAATTTTGCAGTTTAGTCAAAGTGTAGAAAGAGTTTGTGAAGTACTTATTTTTACTATCCTGTCTTGTATTATGTTTAATCAACTTTCTTGTAgaggttttttctccaaaaaagATCCTCCAGCAGCTGTTGGTTTGTGTTTCAGATGTTCCTGAACAAGATGGAATGAAGACAAAGTCTATGAAGGAGGGAGAATCTGTCACTTTAGATCCTGGTGTGGTAAAAAACCTGAATGGTGTGATGACGTGGCATTTTAAAGACACTCTCATCGCTGAAATCACTGGAGATCAGAGTGAGATCTGTACAGGTGTTCAATGTGACGAGAGCTAcacagacagactgaagctggatcatcagactggatctctgaccatcatgaacattagaaccacagactctggactttataaaCTACAGATCAACACCAGCAGCTTCAGTATTAGCAGAATATCAACTGAATTAACGGTCATTGGTgagtataatttaattattcacTGACTTTGCCCTCTAACTTTAGAATACAGTCCAATATTATTGTCaagttataaataatttatttaatataaataacttGTTTAATATTATTGGCCTGTTTGAAAGCGAGATATGActcaatgttaaaatataatttgtattgtCTGTATCATCTTCACATGAATCTCAAAGTGACAGTTTCAAGTTGTAAGCCAGAGACATACAGCAACATACTGCTGTTTAAGCTCACAGTGCTGTGATGCTGCTTTAGTTGCTGTCCCTAAAAAACACCAGAATGTGCAATTcatcagttaaatatttatcatACAACTGATAACCAAAGTGGAAAGATGTAAATATGTGTTGAAGATAATGTTAAATACAGGATGGATAATCAGTCACTCTCTAGTAATAATGACTGTCTGTTTTTATCTGTTCCAGATTCAGGTCTCTCTCCAGGTGCAATAGCAGGGATTGTTGTTGTGGCGGCTGTTGTTCTGTCACTCATTGCTGCAGCGGCTGTGTTTATCTATCGAGCAAGAAGGAAAAGTGAGTATTACTTATAGCACaggatgtgtgtgtgaaaatgttatttaaaagatgtgaaaatatatattttgtgttgtaATTAACCAAAATAATCagtgtttaattgtgtttattgTTCAAACAGGGACACAGAACAATAATGATCAGGTGAGATACTATAAGCACTGAATCTGTCTGcctgaattaataaataaataaccacagATTCAGATCTGTGAGAAATGTAGAAATCAGTACACAGAAACACCAACAATAATTGACTGTTTAAGATACTGCTGCTTTTGTACTCAGAATGAAGAACAGTGAAGaacagtttttttatatatattgttattataattgttatttgtgaattatttatttaacatcttctGACTTCACTTTAGAGTCTGGGTGTAACAAATGTTCTCTGTGAATCTGTTGTTTCTtctcctttattttttttcataccaAGGCAAAACTTTACCAGTGaggcaatgcaaaaaaaaacagatatattttaatcataataattCACACCCTGTGGCATGCAAACCTTTTCTATTACTGCAGTACAAAAGCTAACAGTGAGGTAGAGACTGAAGATTCATTAAGAGAAACATTTAAGAAGTGTTAAATATTTAGGAAAAGGAAACTACCATGTGTTCTGCAAACATCTGACACAAAACAACACTGTATGTTGagtatttttgtgtaaattaatCATTAGTCCTGTTTATTTCTTTGACCATCTGTGAATGCGTGTTTTCTTACAGAGGGATAATTTGGAAGTCTTGCCTCGTGATCAGAGTACGACTCCATTGACTCATGAGGTCA
The sequence above is a segment of the Onychostoma macrolepis isolate SWU-2019 chromosome 22, ASM1243209v1, whole genome shotgun sequence genome. Coding sequences within it:
- the LOC131529729 gene encoding carcinoembryonic antigen-related cell adhesion molecule 1-like, producing the protein MNFLWTLVTVLLLLGVSGVGSDGVSVFVIEGDSVTLYTDIEANQQEKIRWYFNDIQIAVVIGEKREICTEDQCKERFRDRLKLDQTGSLTIMNITTTDSGVFSRKVINSGSFSDQIFNVSIHDVPEQDGMKTKSMKEGESVTLDPGVVKNLNGVMTWHFKDTLIAEITGDQSEICTGVQCDESYTDRLKLDHQTGSLTIMNIRTTDSGLYKLQINTSSFSISRISTELTVIDSGLSPGAIAGIVVVAAVVLSLIAAAAVFIYRARRKRTQNNNDQRDNLEVLPRDQSTTPLTHEVKAANGNHVGH